One genomic segment of Photobacterium sp. DA100 includes these proteins:
- the acnB gene encoding bifunctional aconitate hydratase 2/2-methylisocitrate dehydratase, protein MLEAYRKHVEERAAEGVVPKPLDAEQVAALVELLKTPPAGEEAFLLDLLENRIPPGVDEAAYVKAGFLAALTKGEAQSPIVSKEKAAELLGTMQGGYNIEPLIALLDDEALAPIAAKALSHTLLMFDAFYDVEEKAKAGNAFAQQVIQSWADAEWFLSKPELAEKITLTVFKVTGETNTDDLSPAPDAWSRPDIPLHALAMLKNEREGIEPEQPGSIGPIKQIEALKEKGHQLVYVGDVVGTGSSRKSATNSVLWFMGDDIPNVPNKRAGGYVLGGKIAPIFFNTMEDAGALPIEVDVTALNMGDVIDVYPYKGEVRRHGSDDVVSTFELKTDVLIDEVRAGGRIPLIIGRGLTDRARQSLGLASSDVFRRPVAVEDSGKGYTLAQKMVGKACGVEGVRPGTYCEPKMTTVGSQDTTGPMTRDELKDLACLGFSAELTMQSFCHTSAYPKPVDVNTHHTLPDFIMNRGGVSLRPGDGVIHSWLNRMLLPDTVGTGGDSHTRFPLGISFPAGSGLVAFAAATGVMPLDMPESILVRFKGEMQEGITLRDLVHAIPYYAIQQGLLTVEKAGKINEFSGRVLEIEGVEHLTVEQAFELSDASAERSAAGCTVKLSQESIAEYLESNIVMLKWMIAEGYGDRRTIERRITAMEEWLANPELMEADGDAEYAHVIEIDLAEINEPILCAPNDPDDARLLSDVQGTAIDEVFIGSCMTNIGHFRAAGKLLEKFGGTLDTRLWVAPPTKMDKDQLTEEGYYGIFGRAGVRIETPGCSLCMGNQARVADKATVMSTSTRNFPNRLGTGANVYLSSAELAAVGAILGRIPTKEEYLEYAKQIDATAADTYRYLNFHRMEQYTKKADDVIIQQPA, encoded by the coding sequence GTGCTTGAAGCCTACCGTAAACACGTCGAAGAACGTGCTGCAGAAGGAGTTGTTCCAAAGCCGCTCGATGCTGAGCAGGTTGCCGCTCTGGTTGAATTACTAAAGACCCCACCAGCCGGTGAGGAAGCCTTTCTGCTAGATCTCCTGGAAAATCGTATTCCCCCTGGTGTGGATGAAGCCGCCTATGTGAAGGCGGGCTTCCTTGCTGCACTGACCAAAGGCGAAGCGCAGTCCCCAATCGTCAGCAAGGAAAAAGCTGCCGAGCTATTGGGTACTATGCAGGGTGGTTACAACATCGAGCCGCTGATTGCATTGCTAGACGATGAAGCCCTGGCTCCGATTGCGGCTAAAGCGCTGTCTCATACCTTACTGATGTTCGATGCCTTCTATGACGTCGAAGAAAAAGCCAAAGCCGGCAATGCTTTCGCCCAGCAGGTGATCCAATCTTGGGCGGATGCCGAGTGGTTCCTGTCCAAGCCGGAGTTGGCTGAAAAGATCACCCTGACTGTTTTCAAGGTCACTGGTGAAACCAATACTGATGACTTGTCTCCAGCACCGGATGCATGGTCTCGCCCTGATATCCCGCTGCATGCCCTTGCTATGCTCAAGAACGAACGTGAAGGTATCGAGCCTGAACAACCGGGTTCTATCGGTCCTATCAAGCAGATTGAAGCACTGAAAGAGAAAGGCCATCAGTTGGTCTATGTTGGTGATGTTGTCGGTACCGGCTCTTCCCGTAAGTCGGCGACCAACTCGGTACTGTGGTTCATGGGCGATGATATCCCTAATGTCCCTAACAAGCGTGCCGGTGGTTACGTACTTGGCGGCAAGATCGCGCCAATCTTCTTCAATACCATGGAAGATGCCGGTGCACTGCCAATCGAAGTTGACGTGACTGCGCTTAACATGGGGGATGTGATAGATGTCTACCCGTACAAGGGCGAAGTCCGCCGCCACGGCAGCGATGATGTGGTGTCTACCTTCGAGCTGAAAACCGATGTATTGATTGACGAAGTGCGTGCTGGTGGTCGTATTCCTCTGATCATCGGCCGCGGCCTGACTGACCGTGCCCGCCAGTCTCTGGGGCTCGCTTCTTCTGATGTGTTCCGCCGCCCGGTTGCGGTTGAAGACTCAGGCAAAGGTTACACTTTGGCCCAGAAGATGGTCGGTAAAGCGTGTGGTGTTGAAGGTGTCCGTCCTGGCACATACTGTGAGCCGAAGATGACTACCGTGGGCTCGCAGGATACCACCGGTCCAATGACCCGTGATGAGCTGAAAGATTTGGCTTGTCTGGGTTTTTCAGCTGAACTGACCATGCAGTCGTTCTGTCACACCTCGGCGTACCCTAAGCCGGTTGATGTGAACACCCACCACACCCTGCCTGATTTCATCATGAACCGTGGCGGTGTGTCGCTGCGTCCGGGTGACGGTGTTATCCACTCATGGCTGAACCGTATGCTGCTGCCTGATACCGTCGGTACTGGTGGTGACTCGCATACCCGTTTCCCATTGGGGATTTCGTTCCCGGCAGGCTCTGGTTTGGTCGCGTTTGCGGCGGCAACTGGCGTCATGCCGCTGGACATGCCTGAATCTATCTTAGTCCGCTTCAAGGGCGAGATGCAGGAAGGCATTACCCTGCGTGACCTGGTTCATGCCATCCCTTATTACGCGATTCAGCAGGGGCTGCTGACCGTTGAGAAAGCGGGTAAGATCAATGAATTCTCGGGCCGCGTGCTGGAAATCGAAGGTGTTGAGCATTTAACGGTAGAGCAGGCGTTCGAGCTATCGGATGCATCCGCCGAGCGTAGTGCGGCAGGCTGTACTGTTAAGCTATCGCAAGAGTCGATTGCCGAGTACCTTGAGTCGAATATCGTGATGCTCAAGTGGATGATCGCTGAAGGTTATGGCGACCGCCGTACCATCGAGCGTCGTATCACGGCGATGGAAGAGTGGCTGGCAAATCCTGAGTTGATGGAAGCCGATGGCGATGCCGAGTACGCGCATGTTATCGAAATCGATCTGGCAGAAATCAATGAGCCTATCTTGTGTGCACCGAATGACCCGGATGATGCGCGTCTGCTGTCTGACGTACAGGGCACCGCAATCGATGAAGTGTTCATCGGCTCGTGCATGACCAACATCGGCCACTTCCGTGCGGCAGGTAAACTGCTAGAGAAGTTCGGCGGTACGCTCGATACCCGCCTGTGGGTGGCACCGCCAACCAAGATGGACAAAGACCAGCTTACGGAAGAAGGTTACTACGGTATCTTCGGCCGTGCCGGTGTGCGTATCGAAACGCCGGGATGTTCGCTGTGTATGGGTAACCAGGCCCGCGTTGCCGACAAGGCAACGGTGATGTCGACATCGACCCGTAACTTCCCGAACCGTTTGGGTACGGGGGCCAATGTGTACCTGTCTTCGGCAGAGTTGGCGGCAGTGGGCGCAATTCTTGGCCGTATCCCGACCAAGGAAGAGTACCTGGAGTACGCCAAGCAGATCGATGCGACGGCAGCGGATACCTACCGCTACCTCAACTTCCACCGCATGGAGCAGTACACCAAGAAAGCGGATGATGTGATTATCCAGCAGCCAGCCTAA
- a CDS encoding DoxX family protein: protein MDKLLALLSGRNGSHRIEDLLLLLLRLAIGGAMLTHGIGKIMNFSELAPTFIDPFGIGSTPSLVLAMLAEVLGSIALMLGVLTRISALVLLFTMGTATYAVGMAKGWAGAELAFIYSLVYLTLMVQGGGRIGLEHFWLSKRRKAKALAKEKSA from the coding sequence ATGGACAAACTACTTGCTCTCTTATCCGGCCGTAACGGATCTCACCGTATCGAAGATCTGCTTCTGCTGCTGCTCCGTTTGGCTATCGGCGGCGCGATGCTGACCCACGGTATCGGCAAGATCATGAACTTCAGCGAACTAGCTCCGACTTTTATCGACCCGTTCGGTATCGGCTCTACCCCAAGCCTGGTACTGGCCATGTTAGCCGAGGTACTTGGCTCGATAGCCTTGATGCTGGGTGTATTAACCCGTATCAGTGCATTGGTACTGCTGTTTACCATGGGCACAGCAACCTACGCGGTGGGAATGGCCAAAGGCTGGGCAGGCGCTGAACTGGCCTTTATCTACTCGCTGGTTTACCTCACCCTGATGGTACAAGGCGGCGGCCGCATCGGCCTCGAACACTTTTGGCTCAGCAAGCGCCGTAAAGCCAAGGCATTAGCGAAAGAAAAAAGCGCATAA
- a CDS encoding glycerate kinase, with translation MKIVIAPDSYKESLTAMEVATAIEAGFRQVLPEAEYHKLPMADGGEGTVQSLVDATNGSIVEQSVTGPLGEQVDGFFGVMGDGRTAIIEMAAASGLHLVEPELRNPLKTTTFGTGELIKAALDKGVEHIIVGIGGSATNDGGIGMAQALGIRLLDENGEDVGFGGGELARIATIDKTNLDPRLATVKLEVACDVDNPLCGPKGASQIFGPQKGATPEMVEQLDANLAHYADIIKAQLGRDVKDMAGAGAAGGLGAALLGLLDASLRPGIDIVMDAVNLLDICADADLVITGEGRIDSQTVHGKTPIGVARTAKRFHLPVIGIAGCLAADCDAVYDHGIDAVFSVTPRAMELQTAMDEAAFNVEMTARNVAAMLTVGKR, from the coding sequence ATGAAAATTGTAATTGCCCCAGATTCATACAAAGAAAGTTTGACGGCCATGGAAGTGGCTACGGCTATCGAAGCGGGTTTCCGCCAAGTCCTGCCGGAAGCGGAGTACCACAAACTACCGATGGCTGACGGCGGTGAAGGCACCGTGCAGTCTCTGGTTGATGCCACCAATGGTTCTATCGTCGAACAGTCTGTGACCGGCCCTCTGGGTGAGCAAGTGGACGGTTTCTTCGGTGTGATGGGCGACGGCCGTACCGCGATTATCGAAATGGCGGCGGCATCGGGCCTGCACCTTGTCGAGCCTGAACTGCGTAACCCGCTAAAAACCACCACTTTCGGAACCGGCGAGCTTATCAAGGCGGCATTGGACAAAGGTGTCGAGCACATCATCGTCGGTATCGGCGGCAGTGCCACCAATGATGGCGGTATCGGTATGGCACAGGCTCTGGGTATCCGTTTACTTGACGAAAACGGCGAGGACGTTGGTTTCGGCGGCGGCGAGCTGGCACGCATCGCAACGATCGACAAGACCAACCTAGACCCACGCCTTGCCACCGTGAAACTCGAAGTGGCTTGCGACGTCGACAACCCACTTTGTGGCCCGAAAGGTGCCTCGCAGATCTTCGGCCCGCAGAAAGGCGCGACACCGGAAATGGTCGAGCAACTTGACGCCAATCTGGCCCACTATGCAGATATCATCAAAGCCCAACTGGGCCGTGATGTCAAAGACATGGCCGGTGCCGGGGCTGCAGGAGGCCTTGGCGCTGCCCTACTTGGTCTGCTGGATGCCAGCCTTCGCCCGGGTATCGACATCGTGATGGATGCGGTTAACTTGCTGGATATCTGTGCCGATGCGGATTTGGTGATCACCGGCGAAGGCCGTATCGATAGCCAGACAGTTCACGGCAAAACCCCAATTGGTGTTGCCCGTACGGCCAAGCGCTTCCACCTTCCGGTGATTGGTATCGCAGGCTGTCTGGCTGCAGACTGTGACGCGGTTTACGACCACGGCATCGACGCAGTATTTAGCGTGACTCCACGAGCTATGGAGCTTCAAACCGCCATGGATGAAGCCGCCTTCAACGTCGAGATGACCGCACGCAACGTTGCCGCCATGCTGACCGTCGGCAAACGCTGA
- a CDS encoding GntP family permease, with translation MVEVSTLGALAALVVAISLILKKVPPAYGMIIGALVGGIVGGVSLTDTVNLMIGGAQGIVTAVLRILAAGVLAGVLIESGAATSIAETIVKKVGETRALLALAVATMILTAVGVFVDVAVITVAPIALAIARRADLSKMAILLAMVGGGKAGNIMSPNPNAIAAADAFDVPLTSVMAAGVIPGLCGMAFAYFIAKKLVNRGSKVAEHEVVAIDHSRLPKFGAAIVAPLIAIALLALRPIAGINVDPLIALPLGGLVGAVVMGRFRDTNHFAVSGLTRMAPVAVMLLGTGTLAGIIANSGLRDGLIELLTASGLPSYLLAPISGSMMSLATASTTAGTAVAASVFSHTILELGVPALAGAAMIHAGATVLDHMPHGSFFHATGGAVHMDIKERLKLVPYESAVGLVIAVISTLIFGVFGFFV, from the coding sequence ATGGTAGAAGTATCAACACTTGGTGCGTTGGCTGCGCTGGTCGTGGCCATTAGCCTGATCCTGAAAAAAGTACCGCCCGCCTACGGCATGATCATCGGTGCCCTTGTCGGTGGTATTGTCGGTGGCGTGTCGCTAACCGACACCGTGAACCTGATGATTGGTGGCGCCCAGGGTATTGTCACAGCGGTATTGCGGATCTTGGCCGCGGGTGTCCTTGCCGGTGTCTTGATTGAATCAGGGGCCGCAACCTCTATCGCTGAAACCATCGTAAAGAAAGTCGGTGAAACCCGTGCCCTGCTGGCACTGGCTGTCGCCACCATGATCCTGACCGCTGTCGGCGTTTTCGTTGACGTGGCCGTGATCACTGTCGCCCCGATTGCGCTGGCCATTGCCCGCCGTGCCGACCTGTCGAAAATGGCCATCCTTCTTGCCATGGTCGGTGGCGGTAAGGCCGGTAACATCATGTCACCGAATCCCAATGCTATCGCGGCTGCCGATGCGTTCGATGTCCCGCTGACATCCGTGATGGCAGCCGGTGTGATCCCGGGCCTGTGCGGCATGGCTTTCGCCTACTTCATTGCCAAAAAACTGGTTAACCGCGGCAGCAAGGTGGCTGAGCACGAAGTCGTCGCCATCGACCACAGCCGCCTGCCAAAATTCGGTGCCGCCATTGTTGCACCGCTCATCGCAATTGCCCTGCTGGCCCTGCGCCCAATTGCCGGCATCAACGTTGACCCACTGATCGCGCTTCCTCTTGGTGGCTTGGTCGGTGCCGTCGTGATGGGCCGCTTCCGCGATACCAACCACTTTGCGGTATCCGGCCTGACCCGTATGGCTCCTGTTGCCGTTATGCTGCTGGGTACCGGTACCCTGGCTGGCATCATTGCCAACTCCGGCCTGCGTGACGGCCTGATTGAGCTGCTGACCGCCTCTGGCCTGCCATCTTACCTGCTGGCGCCTATCTCGGGCTCGATGATGTCACTGGCCACGGCTTCAACCACCGCCGGTACCGCCGTTGCCGCAAGTGTTTTCAGCCACACCATCCTTGAGCTGGGTGTGCCAGCACTGGCAGGTGCCGCGATGATCCATGCCGGTGCAACGGTACTGGACCACATGCCTCACGGCAGCTTCTTCCATGCAACCGGTGGTGCTGTGCACATGGACATCAAAGAGCGCCTCAAGCTTGTCCCTTACGAGTCAGCAGTTGGCCTAGTGATTGCTGTCATCTCGACCCTTATTTTCGGTGTATTCGGCTTCTTCGTTTAA
- a CDS encoding sugar diacid recognition domain-containing protein, which translates to MQLNATIARQIVERAMKIIQHSVNVMDEYGRIIGSGDPSRLNQRHEGAILAINDNRVVEIDPGTALQLKGVKPGINLPIVFRDQIIGVVGISGTPDQVRNYGELVKMTAELIVEQEALMSQVQWNKRHREELVLQLIKDTELNDAQLISIAQKLDLDLAQPRIAALVKVLPAAGASLSLEHLQKMVHLLEYPERDNLVGIHSVSLNEIVVLKPITLEETGWSRAIEQKRIDKLIRRVAKQSHFSIQIALGDYFPGLQGLSRSFQTAQATLNAATSKDSVLFYQDHLLPVLLSGLKEDPWRYEQLVKPLETLRANDPKGTLLKTLKAFFAQNCDLAQTCEVLHIHRNTLRYRLDRIEQETQLSFNNLSDKTRLYLALSC; encoded by the coding sequence ATGCAACTCAATGCGACCATTGCCCGGCAAATCGTCGAGCGAGCGATGAAAATCATCCAACACTCGGTCAATGTCATGGACGAATATGGCCGGATCATCGGCTCCGGTGATCCCAGCCGCCTCAACCAGCGCCATGAAGGGGCGATACTGGCCATCAATGACAACCGGGTGGTCGAGATTGATCCCGGCACCGCGCTGCAGCTCAAGGGCGTCAAACCGGGCATTAACCTGCCCATCGTCTTTCGCGACCAGATTATCGGCGTCGTCGGGATCTCCGGCACACCGGATCAAGTGCGCAACTATGGCGAACTGGTCAAGATGACCGCCGAGCTGATCGTCGAGCAGGAAGCGCTGATGTCCCAGGTCCAGTGGAACAAGCGCCACCGCGAGGAACTGGTGCTGCAGCTGATCAAGGATACCGAGCTCAATGATGCCCAGCTGATCTCCATTGCCCAGAAACTCGATCTGGATCTGGCCCAGCCCCGGATCGCCGCCCTGGTCAAAGTGCTTCCCGCCGCGGGCGCATCGCTGTCGCTCGAACACTTACAGAAAATGGTCCACCTACTCGAATACCCCGAGCGTGATAACTTGGTCGGTATCCACTCGGTCTCGCTCAATGAGATAGTGGTACTCAAGCCGATCACGCTCGAAGAGACGGGCTGGTCGCGGGCAATCGAACAGAAGCGGATTGACAAACTGATACGGCGGGTGGCCAAGCAAAGCCACTTTTCGATCCAGATCGCCCTCGGCGACTACTTCCCCGGGCTACAGGGACTGTCGCGCTCGTTCCAAACCGCCCAGGCCACGCTCAATGCCGCCACCAGCAAGGATAGTGTCCTGTTCTACCAAGATCACCTGCTGCCGGTGCTGCTCAGCGGGCTCAAAGAAGACCCATGGCGCTACGAACAATTGGTCAAACCGCTCGAAACCCTCAGGGCCAATGATCCCAAAGGCACCCTGCTAAAAACCTTGAAGGCATTTTTTGCGCAGAATTGTGATTTAGCTCAAACGTGCGAAGTGCTCCATATTCACCGCAATACGCTGCGTTACCGCCTCGATCGCATCGAGCAGGAAACCCAGCTAAGTTTCAATAACTTATCTGATAAGACCCGATTATACCTCGCCCTTTCCTGCTAG
- a CDS encoding YacL family protein, translating into MDYDFKKNTLDGSYHAVFSMGHEALGRWLVEEIGKDFDKMDAVMCQLGALKNSTQEWRMIGDELTLSLQDNEALVQANYLFSEDDTELEDNMDFYDEEAVAVCGFEDFALVLTAWRAFVTRF; encoded by the coding sequence ATGGATTACGACTTTAAGAAAAACACCTTGGACGGTAGCTATCATGCGGTTTTCTCGATGGGGCATGAGGCCCTTGGCCGCTGGCTGGTGGAAGAGATCGGTAAGGACTTTGACAAGATGGATGCCGTCATGTGCCAGCTTGGTGCACTGAAAAACAGCACCCAGGAATGGCGGATGATTGGCGACGAGCTGACCTTGAGCCTGCAGGACAATGAAGCGCTAGTTCAAGCTAACTATCTGTTTTCAGAAGATGATACCGAGCTTGAGGACAATATGGACTTTTACGACGAAGAGGCCGTGGCGGTGTGCGGGTTCGAAGACTTTGCCCTGGTTTTGACAGCGTGGCGCGCTTTCGTCACCCGTTTTTGA
- a CDS encoding P-II family nitrogen regulator produces MKLINAIIKPFKLDDVREALADVGVEGMTVSEVKGFGRQKGHTELYRGAEYQVDFLPKVKLEIATQAENMEAIIEAISKAAHTGKIGDGKIFVYDLDHAVRIRTGEIDLEAL; encoded by the coding sequence ATGAAATTGATCAACGCAATAATCAAACCATTTAAGTTGGACGATGTACGCGAAGCGCTGGCAGATGTTGGTGTCGAGGGAATGACCGTTTCTGAGGTCAAGGGCTTCGGTCGCCAGAAGGGCCATACCGAATTGTACCGCGGGGCTGAGTATCAGGTGGACTTCCTGCCGAAAGTGAAGTTGGAAATTGCCACCCAGGCCGAAAACATGGAAGCCATTATTGAAGCCATTTCAAAAGCGGCGCATACCGGCAAAATCGGAGACGGCAAGATTTTTGTCTACGACCTGGATCATGCCGTGCGCATCCGTACCGGCGAAATCGATTTAGAAGCCTTATAA
- a CDS encoding ammonium transporter, whose product MELATTVTELRYALDTFFFLMSGALVMWMAAGFAMLEAGLVRSKNTTEILTKNFCLYAIACTMYLIVGYNIMYVDNGEGGWLPSIGALIGSQAEGADHSLESDFFFQVVFVATAMSVVSGAVAERMKLWSFLIFSVILTGFIYPLEGYWTWGGGFLSEAGFSDFAGSGIVHMAGAAAALAGVMLLGARKGKYGKNGAIHPIPGSNMPLATLGTFILWFGWFGFNGGSQLMLSDFENATAVGQIFLNTNAAAAAGAIAALAVCKTTWGKADLTMILNGALAGLVAITADPLSPSPMAAVSIGVVAGALVVFSIIGFDKIKIDDPVGAISVHGVCGFFGLMAVPFSNGDATFGAQLLGAAVIFGWVFAASLAVWAVLKYTVGIRVTEEEELAGMDLHDCGIDAYPEFVSVK is encoded by the coding sequence ATGGAACTAGCAACGACTGTTACTGAGCTGCGTTATGCACTCGACACCTTTTTCTTTTTAATGTCAGGTGCCTTGGTGATGTGGATGGCGGCGGGCTTTGCCATGCTGGAAGCAGGGTTGGTGCGCTCGAAGAACACCACCGAGATCCTGACCAAAAACTTTTGTTTGTATGCTATCGCTTGCACCATGTACTTGATTGTCGGTTACAACATCATGTACGTCGATAATGGCGAAGGCGGTTGGCTGCCTTCCATCGGCGCCTTGATTGGTTCGCAGGCCGAGGGCGCGGATCACTCTTTGGAATCTGACTTTTTCTTCCAGGTGGTGTTTGTGGCCACGGCAATGTCTGTGGTATCAGGCGCGGTTGCCGAGCGTATGAAACTGTGGTCTTTCCTTATTTTCTCTGTCATTTTGACTGGCTTCATCTACCCACTCGAAGGCTACTGGACTTGGGGCGGTGGCTTCCTGTCGGAAGCGGGCTTCAGCGACTTTGCCGGCTCGGGTATCGTTCACATGGCCGGTGCTGCCGCTGCGTTGGCCGGGGTGATGCTGCTTGGTGCCCGTAAGGGGAAATACGGCAAGAATGGTGCCATCCACCCCATCCCTGGCTCAAACATGCCATTGGCGACGCTGGGTACCTTTATCCTGTGGTTCGGCTGGTTCGGTTTCAACGGCGGTTCGCAGCTGATGCTGTCGGATTTCGAGAACGCTACCGCGGTAGGCCAGATCTTCCTTAACACCAATGCGGCGGCGGCGGCGGGGGCTATTGCTGCGCTGGCGGTATGTAAGACAACCTGGGGCAAGGCGGATCTGACGATGATCCTCAACGGTGCCTTGGCCGGCTTGGTCGCTATTACCGCAGACCCTCTGTCACCATCGCCAATGGCCGCGGTGAGCATCGGTGTGGTTGCGGGTGCACTTGTCGTCTTTAGCATCATCGGTTTTGATAAGATCAAGATTGACGATCCGGTCGGTGCGATTTCGGTTCACGGTGTATGTGGGTTCTTCGGTCTGATGGCGGTACCGTTCAGTAATGGTGATGCGACATTCGGTGCGCAGTTGCTGGGTGCGGCGGTGATCTTCGGCTGGGTATTCGCAGCAAGCTTGGCGGTATGGGCTGTGTTGAAGTACACCGTCGGCATTCGAGTGACGGAAGAAGAAGAGCTGGCGGGCATGGATCTTCACGACTGTGGTATTGATGCCTACCCTGAGTTTGTCAGTGTGAAATAA
- a CDS encoding Fe(3+) ABC transporter substrate-binding protein, producing MKKLLASAILVGLAAPQAAIAAEEVNVYSYRQPFLVEPMFKEFTAETGIKVNVKFAKEGLAEKLQQEGQYSPADVVLTTDISRLVELSDKELVQAVDSKVIEANVPAQFRDNEDEWFALTLRTRNVYSSRDRVGRLPADFDYADLAKPEWKGKICTRSGKHPYNISLVSSMIAHYGEVETKEWLEGYKANLARKPQGNDRAQVKAVKEGLCDLAIGNSYYLGKMVNDEKQKSWAEAVYINFPGQENNGTHVNVSGMAMAKYAPNQENALKLMEFLTGDKAQQMYAEVNYEYPVKEGVKRSELVASWGDFTADKVSLDKVAQYHSTAIKLLDEVKFDL from the coding sequence ATGAAAAAGCTGTTGGCATCGGCAATTCTAGTGGGTTTGGCGGCTCCTCAAGCGGCTATCGCGGCTGAAGAAGTGAATGTTTACTCATACCGCCAGCCGTTCTTGGTTGAGCCTATGTTCAAGGAGTTCACTGCTGAGACTGGTATCAAGGTGAACGTGAAGTTTGCCAAAGAAGGTTTGGCAGAAAAACTGCAGCAAGAAGGTCAGTACAGCCCGGCGGACGTAGTTTTGACAACGGATATTAGCCGTTTGGTTGAGCTTTCTGATAAAGAGTTAGTTCAGGCGGTTGACAGCAAGGTGATTGAGGCTAACGTACCGGCACAGTTCCGCGACAACGAAGACGAGTGGTTTGCGCTGACGCTACGCACTCGTAACGTGTACTCATCACGTGATCGTGTTGGCCGTCTACCTGCTGATTTTGATTACGCAGATCTTGCCAAGCCTGAGTGGAAAGGCAAAATTTGTACCCGCTCTGGTAAGCACCCATACAATATTTCTCTAGTGTCTTCGATGATCGCTCATTACGGTGAAGTAGAAACCAAAGAGTGGCTGGAAGGCTATAAAGCGAACCTGGCTCGCAAGCCACAGGGTAATGACCGTGCGCAGGTTAAAGCAGTGAAAGAAGGCCTGTGTGATCTGGCTATCGGTAACAGCTACTACCTTGGTAAGATGGTTAACGACGAGAAGCAGAAGTCTTGGGCCGAAGCGGTATACATTAACTTCCCGGGTCAGGAAAACAACGGTACCCACGTGAACGTCAGTGGTATGGCAATGGCGAAATACGCGCCTAACCAAGAAAATGCCCTTAAGCTGATGGAATTCCTGACTGGCGATAAAGCCCAGCAGATGTACGCGGAAGTGAACTACGAGTACCCAGTGAAAGAAGGCGTTAAGCGTTCTGAGCTAGTGGCATCTTGGGGTGACTTCACGGCAGACAAGGTATCGCTGGATAAAGTAGCGCAATACCACAGCACAGCAATCAAACTGCTGGACGAAGTGAAGTTTGATCTGTAA